The following coding sequences are from one Candidatus Nitrohelix vancouverensis window:
- a CDS encoding carboxypeptidase M32, giving the protein MNETQQKKYEELVSQLTEVSRLGSVMGIMHWDQEVIMPSGAAESRAGQMAALAGVLHEKSSRKELGALAEDLFSAGPDNYSLFEWRNIAEAKREYDLSARIPKALVQELASLSSQGHHVWVKARQENSFSSFVPTLKRFVQLKKEWAGYAFPELSTYDATIDIYERGMSAERLTAIFDTIKTPLKNLIQGVAESSNAPDGTFLKGSFPVADQEALGKKISQAIGFSFDHGRMDVSVHPFCGGGDASDVRITTRYREDNFIESLYAVIHETGHGLYEQGRMREGRDLPASESLTMGIHESQSLFWERMIAQGRPFCGAFLQTFAEAFPENFKNVSAETLYRGINMVSPSFIRVEADEATYPLHVILRFEIEKGLFDDSLKVEDLPEIWNAKMQEYLGICPPNDASGVLQDVHWSGGAFGYFPSYTLGAMYACQFYQALREALPGVEDEISQGNLAPVKNWLNENIHQQGKLYTPDELVLRVTGKPLDPQLFINYLTEKYRSIYSLN; this is encoded by the coding sequence ATGAACGAGACTCAGCAAAAAAAATACGAAGAGCTAGTATCTCAATTAACCGAGGTTTCGCGCTTAGGCTCGGTGATGGGGATCATGCATTGGGACCAGGAGGTGATCATGCCTTCTGGAGCGGCGGAGTCCAGGGCCGGTCAAATGGCGGCCTTGGCGGGCGTCCTGCACGAAAAGAGTTCGCGCAAGGAACTGGGCGCTCTGGCGGAAGACCTGTTTTCTGCCGGGCCTGATAATTACAGCTTGTTCGAATGGCGAAACATTGCGGAAGCCAAGCGTGAATACGATCTCAGCGCGCGCATTCCCAAGGCGCTGGTCCAGGAGTTGGCGAGTTTGAGTTCGCAGGGCCATCATGTCTGGGTGAAGGCGCGGCAGGAGAATTCCTTTTCCAGTTTCGTTCCGACGTTGAAGCGTTTCGTACAGCTGAAAAAAGAATGGGCTGGATATGCCTTTCCCGAGCTATCGACTTACGACGCCACTATAGATATTTATGAGCGCGGGATGAGCGCTGAACGCTTGACTGCAATTTTCGATACGATTAAAACTCCTTTGAAAAATCTGATTCAAGGCGTGGCGGAGAGTTCCAACGCTCCAGACGGAACTTTTCTTAAAGGCAGTTTCCCAGTCGCCGATCAGGAGGCGCTGGGGAAAAAAATCAGTCAGGCCATTGGGTTCTCCTTCGATCATGGTCGGATGGACGTCTCGGTTCATCCCTTTTGTGGCGGCGGAGACGCTTCCGACGTGCGCATCACAACGCGTTACCGCGAGGATAATTTTATCGAATCCCTGTACGCCGTCATTCATGAAACCGGGCACGGACTGTATGAGCAGGGGCGTATGCGGGAAGGGCGGGATTTGCCCGCTTCGGAAAGTCTCACCATGGGCATCCACGAATCGCAGTCCCTGTTCTGGGAGCGGATGATCGCTCAGGGACGTCCGTTTTGCGGCGCATTTTTGCAGACTTTCGCCGAAGCCTTTCCCGAGAATTTCAAGAATGTATCGGCTGAAACCTTGTATCGCGGAATCAATATGGTTTCGCCGTCTTTCATTCGGGTCGAAGCCGATGAAGCGACTTATCCCCTGCATGTGATTTTACGTTTCGAGATTGAGAAAGGCTTGTTCGACGACTCCCTTAAAGTTGAGGATTTGCCTGAGATATGGAACGCTAAAATGCAGGAATATCTGGGCATTTGCCCACCAAACGACGCTTCAGGGGTTTTGCAGGACGTGCATTGGAGCGGCGGCGCCTTTGGATATTTTCCGTCTTATACACTGGGCGCGATGTATGCCTGTCAGTTCTATCAAGCTCTGCGCGAGGCGCTTCCCGGAGTGGAGGATGAAATATCCCAAGGGAATTTGGCTCCGGTCAAAAACTGGTTGAATGAGAATATTCATCAGCAAGGCAAATTGTACACCCCCGACGAACTGGTTCTTCGGGTTACGGGAAAGCCGCTCGACCCGCAACTGTTCATTAATTATCTGACTGAGAAATACAGATCCATTTATTCCTTGAATTGA
- a CDS encoding MFS transporter — translation MKYIHPTVLLLGIISLFNDMAGEMIYPLLPLFLFKTLGTGAFRLGLIEGIAEATASLLKVISGIWTDRSGKRKPFILVGYGMAGLAKPLIGLAGSWPAVLALRFMDRVGKGIRTSPRDALIADVSPPEHRGASFGFHRAMDHAGAVIGPLVAALLLMLPTISLREVFFLAAIPAAISFLIAWIGIKESSRTPVAAPTPLSKPIKLSSWNRLSSNYKLYLFSIFIFTLGNSTDAFILLRLSDAGASATWVAVLWSLHHIIKMAANYYGGRLSDRWGHRRQLGLGWIFYAVVYLLFAITDSISGIIAVFMLYGLYYGLVEPSERALAVALAPDHLRGTALGYFHLTLGLAALPASLLFGMIWQNWGHGPAFFVGAALALIATLALQFNDTKSELKNGREA, via the coding sequence ATGAAATACATTCATCCAACCGTTCTCCTTCTGGGAATCATCAGCCTGTTCAATGACATGGCAGGCGAAATGATCTACCCGCTCTTGCCGCTGTTTTTATTCAAGACCCTCGGAACGGGCGCCTTCAGGCTGGGTCTGATAGAAGGTATTGCAGAAGCGACGGCCTCGTTGCTCAAAGTGATTTCTGGAATCTGGACCGACCGAAGCGGGAAAAGGAAACCCTTCATTCTTGTGGGATATGGGATGGCAGGTCTGGCCAAACCGCTGATCGGCCTGGCAGGTTCCTGGCCCGCAGTTCTTGCCCTGCGCTTCATGGATCGCGTGGGAAAGGGAATTCGCACATCGCCCCGGGATGCCTTGATCGCCGATGTCAGCCCGCCAGAGCATCGCGGAGCCTCATTCGGTTTCCATCGCGCTATGGATCATGCGGGCGCGGTGATCGGCCCTCTGGTCGCCGCGCTTTTATTGATGCTCCCCACTATTTCTCTACGCGAGGTGTTCTTTTTGGCGGCCATTCCAGCGGCTATCAGCTTCTTAATCGCATGGATTGGAATCAAAGAAAGTTCGCGCACACCCGTAGCCGCTCCGACGCCCTTATCGAAACCGATAAAACTGAGTTCCTGGAATCGTCTGTCCAGCAACTACAAATTGTATTTATTCAGCATTTTCATTTTCACTTTAGGCAATTCCACGGACGCTTTTATTTTACTTCGACTTTCCGATGCAGGAGCTTCTGCAACTTGGGTGGCGGTCTTGTGGTCGCTTCACCATATCATCAAGATGGCGGCTAATTATTATGGAGGCCGTTTGTCCGACCGTTGGGGGCATCGACGTCAGCTCGGTCTTGGATGGATTTTCTATGCGGTCGTTTATCTTCTGTTCGCTATCACGGATTCCATCTCTGGAATTATCGCAGTCTTCATGCTCTATGGATTATACTATGGTCTGGTAGAGCCTTCGGAACGAGCCTTGGCCGTGGCCTTGGCGCCAGATCATCTGCGCGGCACCGCTCTGGGTTATTTTCACCTGACGCTCGGGCTGGCCGCCCTGCCCGCCAGTCTGTTGTTCGGGATGATCTGGCAAAACTGGGGACACGGGCCTGCATTTTTTGTCGGAGCGGCTCTTGCGCTCATTGCGACGTTGGCGCTCCAATTCAATGATACGAAGTCAGAATTAAAGAATGGGAGGGAAGCATGA
- the pyrR gene encoding bifunctional pyr operon transcriptional regulator/uracil phosphoribosyltransferase PyrR, which produces MTGSEILKEKDFSRAITRIAHEIVEKNKGANNLALIGIRTRGAILSKRLQEKIQEIEDTQVLHGILDITLYRDDVGIGKQNPEVKETNIPFSPEGLVVVLCDDVLFTGRTIRAAIDALMDLGRPSLVQLAVLIDRGHRELPIRPDFVGKNIPTSRSMRVQVHFKETDGQDHAMIGEAS; this is translated from the coding sequence ATGACCGGTTCAGAAATATTGAAAGAGAAAGACTTCTCCCGGGCCATCACCCGAATCGCCCACGAAATCGTTGAAAAAAACAAAGGCGCAAACAATCTCGCTCTCATCGGAATCCGCACCCGAGGCGCCATCCTTTCGAAACGTCTTCAGGAAAAAATTCAGGAAATTGAAGATACGCAAGTGCTTCACGGGATTCTCGATATCACGCTGTACCGGGACGATGTCGGGATCGGCAAGCAAAATCCCGAAGTCAAGGAAACCAACATACCCTTTTCACCCGAAGGTTTGGTCGTCGTTTTATGCGACGATGTTCTGTTTACGGGCAGAACCATACGCGCGGCCATTGATGCCTTGATGGATCTCGGACGCCCCTCGCTCGTGCAATTGGCGGTATTGATTGATCGCGGACACCGCGAACTGCCCATTCGGCCCGACTTTGTCGGTAAAAATATCCCCACCTCGCGATCCATGCGCGTTCAGGTTCATTTCAAGGAAACAGACGGTCAGGACCACGCCATGATAGGAGAAGCCAGCTAA
- a CDS encoding aspartate carbamoyltransferase catalytic subunit, whose protein sequence is MPLSVKHILGARDLTRKDIETILTSAESFCELSRRPIKKAPALRGKTVVNLFFEPSTRTRTSFEIAGKRLSADVINISGSTSSAVKGENLIDSARVLEAMNPDILIIRHSDSGAPHLISKHVKCRIINAGDGSHEHPTQALLDLLTLQQNKGRLEGLTVAIVGDIANSRVARSNIFAMKTMGMKVRVAAPPTMIPDQMESMGVEVFHNLEDALVDVDAVMMLRIQSERQEGSPYPNLREYSNLFCLTQEKLKRSRKDMVIIHPGPVNRGVEIALDVMQGPRSIILNQVTNGVAVRMALMYLLLGGNDEVDH, encoded by the coding sequence ATGCCCCTGTCAGTCAAGCACATTCTCGGCGCCAGAGACCTGACGCGCAAAGATATCGAAACCATCCTGACCTCGGCGGAAAGTTTCTGCGAGCTTTCCAGACGACCTATTAAAAAAGCCCCTGCATTGCGCGGAAAAACGGTAGTGAATTTATTTTTTGAACCGAGCACGCGCACCCGCACCTCGTTTGAAATCGCAGGCAAACGCCTCAGCGCCGACGTCATCAATATATCGGGATCGACCAGCAGCGCCGTTAAAGGCGAAAATCTCATTGATTCGGCCCGCGTGCTGGAGGCAATGAATCCCGACATTCTCATCATCCGACATTCAGACTCGGGAGCGCCTCACCTCATTTCGAAACATGTCAAATGCAGGATCATCAACGCTGGCGACGGTTCTCATGAGCATCCCACACAAGCCCTGCTCGACTTGCTGACCTTACAGCAAAACAAAGGCAGGCTTGAGGGACTGACCGTCGCCATTGTAGGAGACATCGCCAACAGCCGGGTCGCGAGATCCAATATTTTCGCCATGAAAACCATGGGCATGAAAGTGCGCGTGGCCGCTCCGCCGACAATGATTCCGGATCAAATGGAATCGATGGGCGTTGAAGTGTTCCACAATCTGGAAGATGCTCTGGTCGATGTCGACGCCGTGATGATGCTCCGCATCCAATCAGAGCGGCAGGAGGGCAGTCCCTACCCCAATCTACGCGAGTATTCGAATTTATTTTGCCTGACTCAGGAAAAATTAAAGCGCTCCCGGAAAGATATGGTTATAATTCACCCCGGTCCCGTCAATCGCGGAGTGGAAATAGCCCTCGATGTCATGCAAGGGCCGCGATCTATTATTCTCAATCAAGTCACGAACGGAGTCGCTGTGCGAATGGCCTTGATGTATCTACTTCTTGGAGGAAACGATGAAGTGGATCATTAG
- a CDS encoding dihydroorotase — translation MKWIIRNGRVIDPANGLDGLYDILIERGLIKAVETQGALSPEPTEKYKEIDAAGKIVAPGFIDMHVHFREPGFEYKETIATGCQSAAAGGFTAVAVMPNTDPVIDNRSVTEWVQARARDTGIVKVYIFGAITKGLKGEQLSDMADMSAAEDVVGFSDDGRPVMSNDIMRKALEYSKMLNLPLVQHSEILDLTQGGCMNEGAVSTELGLKGMPVEAEDIMVYRDISLLPRTGGRVHVAHISSGNSVELVRRAKAQGLKITCEVAPHHFILTDEAVRGYDANAKMSPPLRSQNDIDRIKEGLADDTIDIIATDHAPHHAMDKETTFSCACFGIVGLETALPLTLKLVDDKIITLNKAIEKLTSRPAEIFGLDRGTLGVGKPADVVIFDPDRSYKVDASQFKSISKNTPFDGWEVRGKVTHTLAEGKLVFSEADEQ, via the coding sequence ATGAAGTGGATCATTAGAAATGGAAGGGTGATCGACCCTGCAAACGGGTTGGACGGTCTCTACGATATTCTCATCGAGCGCGGTCTGATCAAGGCGGTCGAAACACAAGGCGCCCTGAGTCCCGAGCCTACTGAAAAATACAAAGAGATTGACGCCGCCGGAAAAATCGTCGCGCCGGGTTTCATTGACATGCACGTTCATTTCAGAGAACCGGGTTTCGAATACAAGGAGACCATTGCAACCGGCTGTCAATCCGCCGCCGCCGGCGGTTTCACCGCAGTCGCGGTGATGCCCAACACCGACCCGGTGATCGATAATCGTTCCGTCACCGAATGGGTGCAGGCGCGCGCGCGCGATACGGGCATCGTCAAGGTTTATATTTTCGGCGCGATCACCAAGGGACTCAAGGGCGAGCAATTGTCGGACATGGCGGACATGAGCGCGGCGGAGGACGTGGTTGGATTTTCCGATGACGGGCGCCCGGTGATGAGCAACGACATCATGCGCAAGGCCCTTGAATATTCAAAAATGTTAAATTTACCTCTGGTTCAGCATAGCGAGATTCTCGATCTGACCCAGGGCGGGTGCATGAATGAAGGCGCGGTCTCTACCGAATTGGGGCTGAAGGGCATGCCCGTTGAAGCGGAAGACATCATGGTCTATCGCGATATATCCCTGTTGCCTCGCACCGGCGGTCGCGTTCACGTCGCTCACATCAGTAGCGGCAATTCAGTCGAACTGGTGAGACGCGCCAAGGCGCAAGGCTTGAAGATCACCTGCGAAGTCGCCCCGCATCATTTCATATTGACGGATGAGGCGGTGCGCGGTTATGACGCGAACGCCAAAATGAGTCCTCCGCTTCGATCGCAAAACGATATAGACCGCATCAAGGAGGGATTGGCCGACGACACGATCGATATCATCGCGACCGACCATGCGCCGCACCATGCGATGGACAAGGAAACCACCTTCTCCTGCGCCTGCTTCGGAATTGTGGGATTGGAAACCGCCCTGCCCCTGACCTTGAAACTGGTCGATGATAAAATCATCACCTTGAACAAGGCGATTGAAAAACTGACGTCGCGACCGGCTGAAATCTTCGGTCTGGACCGAGGCACATTGGGCGTCGGCAAACCCGCCGACGTCGTGATTTTCGACCCGGACAGAAGCTACAAAGTCGACGCCTCTCAATTCAAGTCCATCAGCAAGAACACTCCTTTTGACGGCTGGGAGGTGCGCGGCAAAGTGACGCACACCCTGGCAGAGGGAAAACTTGTATTTTCGGAAGCCGACGAACAATGA
- the carA gene encoding glutamine-hydrolyzing carbamoyl-phosphate synthase small subunit, which produces MKATLVLADGRSFSGESFGAEGESIGEIVFNTSMFGYQEILTDPSYCGQIVVMTYPLIGNYGINPEDNESDKPHLKGFIVKELSGIPSNWRSTQTLDEFLKQHQIIGIQGIDTRALTRHIRDNGAQQAVLSTLTDDIESLRAKAQSEPPMEGRDMVREVTCKSPYDWAVGEWEMAEGRIRLKPESTNGASKDRFSVVAYDFGIKQNILRKLVQSGCRVKVVPANTPAQEVLDMKPDGIFLSNGPGDPDAVAYAVDTVKQLLGKAPIFAICLGHQILSLALGAKTFKLRFGHHGGNQPVIDLATRKVEITSQNHGFSVDAQSVGGGFESASLNLNDQTVEGIRHKEMSILSVQYHPEASPGPHDSDHLFQEFIEMMKAR; this is translated from the coding sequence ATGAAAGCAACTCTTGTACTCGCAGACGGAAGATCGTTCAGCGGCGAATCCTTTGGGGCGGAAGGCGAATCCATCGGAGAGATTGTTTTCAACACCAGCATGTTCGGCTATCAGGAAATCCTGACCGACCCCTCTTATTGCGGTCAAATCGTGGTCATGACCTACCCCCTCATTGGCAATTACGGCATCAACCCGGAAGACAACGAATCGGACAAGCCGCATCTCAAGGGCTTCATCGTCAAAGAACTGAGCGGCATTCCCAGCAACTGGCGCTCCACACAAACTCTGGACGAATTTCTGAAACAACATCAAATCATCGGCATACAGGGAATCGACACGCGAGCGCTGACCCGGCATATCCGCGACAACGGCGCCCAGCAGGCTGTGTTGTCCACGCTGACTGACGATATCGAATCCCTCCGCGCAAAGGCGCAGAGCGAGCCGCCAATGGAAGGCCGCGATATGGTTCGGGAGGTCACCTGCAAAAGCCCGTATGACTGGGCAGTCGGAGAATGGGAAATGGCGGAGGGCCGTATCCGGCTAAAACCGGAGTCGACCAACGGAGCTTCCAAAGATCGTTTCTCTGTCGTCGCCTATGATTTTGGTATCAAGCAGAATATTTTGCGCAAGCTCGTGCAATCCGGTTGTCGCGTCAAAGTGGTTCCTGCGAACACCCCGGCGCAAGAAGTTCTCGACATGAAACCCGATGGAATTTTTCTTTCCAACGGCCCCGGCGATCCAGATGCGGTTGCTTACGCGGTGGATACCGTAAAACAGTTGCTCGGAAAAGCTCCGATTTTCGCAATTTGTCTGGGGCATCAGATTCTGTCCCTGGCTCTCGGCGCGAAAACCTTCAAGCTTCGTTTTGGGCATCATGGCGGCAACCAGCCCGTGATCGATCTGGCCACGCGCAAAGTTGAAATCACTTCGCAGAACCACGGTTTTTCAGTCGATGCGCAATCTGTTGGAGGAGGATTCGAATCCGCTTCCCTGAATCTCAACGATCAAACCGTTGAAGGAATACGTCACAAGGAAATGTCGATATTATCCGTTCAATACCATCCCGAGGCCTCGCCGGGTCCGCATGATTCTGATCACCTGTTTCAAGAATTCATAGAAATGATGAAAGCCCGTTGA
- the carB gene encoding carbamoyl-phosphate synthase large subunit, translating to MPKRTDIKKILLIGSGPIIIGQACEFDYSGTQACKALKEEGYEVILVNSNPATIMTDPDFADRTYIEPVTPETVEQIIIKERPDALLPTMGGQTGLNTAMAVAESGVLEKYGVEMIGANAHTIRKAEDRNLFKQAMQKIGHQIAPSGHAHSLEEALDIVAETGFPSIIRPSFTLGGSGGGVAYDEKEFEEMVLRGLSISPAQEVLIEKSLLGWKEFELELMRDTKDNVVVVCSIENLDPMGIHTGDSITVAPAQTLTDKEYQIMRDASIDIIREIGVDTGGSNIQFAMDPHTGDMIVIEMNPRVSRSSALASKATGFPIAKIAAKLAVGYTLDEIPNDITKETPASFEPTLDYCVVKIPRFTFEKFFKTEPVLTTQMKSVGEAMAIGRTFKEALQKAIRSLEIGVHGLSEIFASKFPQGATDDEIKEALKRLYWDRLWYVAAAIRRGISEKEIFDLTWIDPWFLHNIKEIVDMEKRIESLKSLQQLDEALFRKAKQFGFSDIYLSRLLKCSESEVSKARNSYGIVPVYKRVDTCAAEFEAHTPYLYSTYEDECESAPSSHKKIIILGGGPNRIGQGIEFDYCCVHASFALKEDGYETIMVNCNPETVSTDYDTSDRLYFEPLTFEDVLNIIRVEKPDGVIVQFGGQTPLRLAIALLNAGVPIIGTSPENIDRAEDRERFNQVIKKLNLRQPQNGTATSFEQAVAIANEIGYPVVVRPSYVLGGRAMEIVYNETSLRKYMEHAVMASPEHPILIDDFLEDAVELDVDAIGDGVDVVIGGIMQHIEEAGIHSGDSACSLPPISISDEVLKTIETQTHALARELNVIGLLNIQFAVKEELVYIIEVNPRASRTVPFVSKATGIPLAKMAARVMGGKTLKELGFTEQKRIKHIAVKESVFPFNKFTEVDILLGPEMKSTGEVMGIDLSFGNAFAKSQIATGLQLPTQGVAFISVKDADKKASAQIAADFLKLGFSILATKGTAEYLNKNGITATPINKNSEGPPHIVQAILNNEVDIVVNTVFGEQPTRDSFSLRRSSLTQNLPYCTTISGAFALVKAIQSIKEQPLSVMALQDYEF from the coding sequence ATGCCTAAACGAACCGACATTAAAAAAATACTGCTCATAGGCTCCGGCCCGATCATCATAGGCCAGGCCTGCGAATTCGACTATTCCGGAACCCAGGCCTGCAAGGCGCTCAAGGAAGAAGGTTACGAAGTCATCCTGGTCAACAGCAATCCGGCAACGATCATGACTGACCCGGACTTTGCGGACCGGACCTATATCGAACCCGTCACCCCGGAAACGGTCGAGCAGATCATCATCAAGGAACGACCCGACGCCCTGCTCCCGACCATGGGCGGGCAAACGGGACTGAACACGGCGATGGCCGTCGCAGAATCCGGCGTTCTCGAAAAGTATGGCGTCGAAATGATCGGCGCGAACGCTCACACCATCCGCAAAGCGGAAGACCGCAATTTATTCAAGCAGGCGATGCAGAAAATTGGCCATCAGATCGCGCCCAGCGGGCATGCGCACAGTCTCGAAGAAGCTCTCGATATCGTCGCGGAAACTGGCTTCCCATCCATCATCCGTCCTTCATTCACACTGGGCGGAAGCGGCGGCGGCGTCGCTTATGATGAAAAAGAATTCGAAGAGATGGTCTTGCGCGGCCTCAGCATCAGCCCGGCACAGGAAGTGCTCATTGAAAAGTCGCTTCTCGGATGGAAAGAATTTGAACTGGAATTGATGCGCGATACCAAAGACAACGTCGTCGTTGTCTGCTCGATTGAAAATCTGGACCCGATGGGCATCCATACCGGAGACAGCATCACGGTGGCGCCTGCGCAGACATTGACGGACAAAGAATACCAGATCATGCGCGACGCCTCGATTGACATTATCAGGGAAATTGGCGTAGACACCGGCGGTTCGAATATCCAGTTTGCCATGGACCCGCATACCGGCGACATGATCGTTATTGAAATGAATCCCCGCGTTTCCCGAAGCTCGGCTCTGGCTTCAAAAGCAACCGGCTTTCCCATCGCAAAAATTGCGGCGAAGCTCGCCGTGGGCTACACGCTGGATGAAATCCCCAACGATATCACGAAGGAAACCCCGGCATCGTTTGAACCGACTCTGGATTATTGCGTCGTTAAAATCCCTCGATTCACTTTCGAAAAATTCTTCAAGACCGAGCCGGTATTGACGACGCAGATGAAATCTGTCGGCGAGGCCATGGCGATCGGCAGGACCTTCAAAGAGGCCTTGCAGAAAGCCATACGTTCTCTGGAAATTGGCGTTCATGGCCTGAGCGAAATTTTCGCTTCCAAATTCCCGCAGGGCGCGACTGACGATGAGATCAAAGAAGCTTTGAAGCGTTTGTACTGGGATCGCCTGTGGTATGTGGCGGCGGCGATCCGTCGCGGAATCTCTGAAAAGGAGATTTTCGATTTAACATGGATCGACCCCTGGTTTCTTCATAATATTAAAGAAATCGTGGACATGGAAAAACGGATCGAAAGTCTGAAATCGCTCCAGCAACTGGATGAAGCTCTGTTTCGCAAAGCCAAGCAGTTTGGCTTTTCAGACATCTACCTGAGTCGCTTGCTGAAATGTTCTGAGAGCGAAGTCTCGAAAGCGCGCAACAGTTACGGCATCGTTCCAGTATACAAACGGGTCGACACCTGCGCCGCCGAGTTTGAAGCGCACACGCCCTATCTTTACTCTACCTACGAGGACGAATGCGAATCCGCGCCATCGTCTCATAAAAAAATAATCATTCTTGGTGGCGGCCCCAACCGAATTGGCCAGGGCATTGAGTTCGACTATTGTTGCGTCCACGCTTCATTCGCTCTGAAAGAGGATGGTTATGAAACCATCATGGTCAACTGCAACCCGGAAACGGTGAGTACGGATTACGACACATCGGATCGGCTTTATTTCGAACCGCTCACCTTTGAAGATGTCCTGAATATCATCCGCGTTGAAAAACCGGACGGCGTCATTGTCCAGTTTGGCGGTCAAACGCCGCTCCGTCTGGCGATCGCCCTGCTAAATGCAGGCGTACCCATCATAGGCACGAGTCCTGAAAATATTGATCGCGCTGAAGACAGGGAGCGATTCAACCAGGTCATCAAAAAGTTGAATTTGCGACAGCCTCAAAATGGAACCGCAACTTCTTTTGAGCAAGCGGTAGCGATTGCGAACGAGATCGGTTATCCCGTTGTTGTGCGTCCTTCTTATGTACTTGGCGGCAGAGCGATGGAAATTGTTTACAACGAGACCAGTTTGAGAAAGTACATGGAACACGCGGTCATGGCCTCGCCGGAGCATCCGATTCTGATTGATGATTTCCTTGAAGACGCGGTTGAGCTGGATGTGGACGCGATTGGCGACGGAGTCGACGTCGTCATAGGCGGCATCATGCAACATATCGAAGAGGCGGGAATCCATTCCGGCGACAGCGCCTGCTCGCTTCCCCCCATATCCATTTCGGACGAGGTTTTAAAAACGATTGAAACGCAGACCCACGCGCTTGCCAGAGAATTGAACGTGATCGGTTTGCTCAATATCCAGTTCGCCGTGAAGGAAGAACTCGTCTACATTATCGAGGTCAATCCGCGCGCGTCGCGCACCGTGCCTTTCGTCAGCAAGGCCACCGGCATTCCGCTGGCGAAGATGGCGGCGCGTGTGATGGGCGGAAAAACCTTGAAAGAGCTGGGTTTTACCGAACAAAAACGAATCAAACATATTGCAGTGAAAGAGTCGGTCTTCCCATTCAACAAGTTCACAGAGGTCGATATTCTGTTGGGACCGGAGATGAAATCGACGGGGGAAGTGATGGGAATCGATCTGAGCTTTGGCAACGCTTTTGCCAAATCACAAATCGCAACCGGCTTGCAATTGCCCACCCAGGGCGTCGCTTTTATCAGCGTTAAAGATGCGGATAAAAAAGCGTCCGCTCAGATAGCGGCTGATTTTCTGAAGCTGGGATTCAGCATTCTGGCGACTAAGGGCACGGCGGAATATCTTAATAAAAATGGAATCACCGCAACGCCGATCAACAAGAACTCCGAAGGACCGCCGCATATCGTTCAGGCTATACTCAATAACGAAGTCGACATCGTCGTCAATACGGTTTTTGGCGAACAACCGACGCGCGATTCCTTTTCCCTCCGCAGATCGTCCTTAACGCAGAATCTGCCTTACTGCACGACAATCTCCGGCGCCTTCGCTCTGGTTAAAGCCATTCAATCGATCAAGGAACAGCCCTTGTCGGTCATGGCCTTGCAGGATTATGAATTCTAG
- a CDS encoding formylglycine-generating enzyme family protein, translating to MLKSIQSLPVLIITLLLTIPQTPAWGSSSALEDMKLIKGGCYKMGTDKVFWYNLDEWDNTRERPAHKVCLNDFYMDIYEAWQGKWEKVMGHHNSVYKGADLPVSGINWREAREFCHKQGKRLPTEAEWEYAARAGTQTDNPWGDGINDDYLWWGGNSYREYPRRGTKKPNAWGLHDMMGSVWEWVEDWYSVHYYEESPVDNPKGPTEMQSWRVIRGASWIEEEKDIRVTIRMRGLADATEDFWVGVRCAKSASK from the coding sequence ATGCTCAAATCCATACAGTCTCTACCCGTTTTAATTATCACACTTTTGTTGACGATTCCACAGACTCCTGCATGGGGTTCATCATCCGCCCTGGAGGACATGAAACTCATCAAAGGCGGCTGTTACAAAATGGGAACAGATAAAGTGTTCTGGTATAACCTTGATGAATGGGACAATACCCGGGAACGACCTGCGCATAAAGTCTGCCTGAATGATTTTTACATGGATATCTATGAAGCCTGGCAAGGCAAGTGGGAGAAGGTTATGGGTCATCACAATTCGGTTTATAAGGGCGCTGATCTCCCCGTCTCCGGCATCAACTGGCGGGAAGCGCGCGAGTTTTGCCACAAACAGGGTAAGCGTCTTCCAACTGAAGCGGAATGGGAATATGCGGCGCGCGCCGGAACCCAGACGGACAATCCCTGGGGCGATGGCATCAATGATGATTATCTCTGGTGGGGGGGCAATTCCTACCGCGAGTACCCACGTCGAGGGACCAAAAAACCTAACGCATGGGGCTTGCACGACATGATGGGAAGCGTGTGGGAATGGGTTGAGGACTGGTACTCCGTGCATTACTACGAGGAAAGCCCGGTTGATAACCCTAAAGGACCGACCGAAATGCAAAGCTGGCGCGTGATTCGAGGCGCCTCCTGGATTGAAGAAGAGAAAGACATCCGCGTGACCATTCGAATGCGCGGCCTGGCAGACGCAACGGAAGATTTCTGGGTGGGCGTTCGTTGCGCCAAGTCTGCATCTAAATAA